In Bacillus sp. FJAT-45350, the genomic window AGTTTAGTGGAAATTATGAGTTATAAGTTATGAGTTATGAATTGAAAAACATCGTAGAAATACACAAGAGGTCTTTAATTCATAAATCATAATTCAGAATTAATAATTAAAAAAATGGGGGTTTTATATATGAGTATTCAAACGGTATTAGTTATTGGTGCAGGTCAGATGGGATCGGGGATTGCTCAAGTAAATGCAATGGCAGGTTTTGATGTGTATTTACATGACTTAAAGGAAGAGTATGTTGAGCGTGGGATGAACACGATTAAGAAAAACCTTGACCGTCAAGTTCAAAAGGAGCGTATGACAGGAGAAGAACGAGATGAAGTTTTGAGTCGTTTAACACCTTCTACAGATTTAAATAATGCGTCAAAGGTAGACATCGTGATTGAAGCAGCGATTGAAAATATGGAAATTAAATCAAAACTATTTGCTGACTTAGACAAAATTGCTCCAGAGCATGCAATTTTAGCAACAAATACATCTTCATTACCTATTACAGAAATTGCAGCGGCAACAAATCGTCCTGAAAAAGTAATCGGTATGCACTTTATGAATCCGGTGCCTGTAATGAAGCTTGTAGAAATCATTCGTGGGTTAGCAACAAGTGATGAAGTGTATCAAACCATCGAAGACATGTCGAAAAAACTAGATAAAATTCCAGTAGAGGTAAATGACTTCCCAGGCTTCGTTTCTAACCGTATCTTAATGCCAATGATTAATGAAGCAATCTACACAGTCTATGAAGGAGTAGCAACTCCAGAAGCAGTAGATGAAGTAATGAAGTTAGGGATGAATCATCCAATGGGGCCATTAACGCTAGCAGACTTTATTGGGTTGGATACGTGTTTATATATTATGGAAACATTACATGATGGCTTCGGTGATGATAAATACCGCCCTTGTCCATTACTTAGAAAATACGTTAAAGCAGGTTGGTTAGGTAAGAAGACAGGAAGAGGTTTCTATCAATATAACTAACAAGAATGTAATGGAGTGAAGACTATGAATCTATTATTTACAGAAGAACAAGAAATGATGCGAAAAATGGTTCGTGATTTTGCTAATGAGCAAATTGCACCTTTTATAGAGGAAATGGAAGAGAACGATACATTTCCACGGGGAATTGTTGACCAAATGGGTGAACTAGGGCTGATGGGTGTTCCAATATCCGAGCAATATGGTGGAGCAGAGATGGACTTTACCTCATATATCATTGCAATTAATGAGTTATCAAAAGTAAGCGCAACAGTTGGGGTTATTCTATCAGTTCATACATCTGTCGGAACAAATCCAATCCTTTACTTTGGTACGGAAGAACAAAAGCAAAAGTACGTTCCTAAATTAGCTTCAGGTCAGTTTCTAGGGGCGTTTGGCTTAACAGAACCAAGTGCAGGGTCGGATGCAGGTAGCCTACGTACATCTGCAGTAAAATCCGGTAACCATTACATCTTAAATGGAACAAAAGTATTCATTACAAATGCAGGAGAGGCAGACACGTACATTGTCTTCGCTTCAACAAATCCAGAAGCAGGATCAAAAGGGATATCTGCATTTATCGTTGAAAAGGACACACCAGGATTTTCAGTTGGAAAAAAAGAGAAAAAGATGGGACTGCACGGTTCAAATACATCAGAGCTTATTTTTGACAATGCAAAAGTGCCAGTTGAGAATCTTCTTGGAGAAGAAGGAGAAGGCTTTAAGATTGCAATGGCAAACCTGGATATAGGTAGAATCGGCATTGCAGCACAGGCGCTTGGTATAGCAGAAGCTGCATTAGAGGCTGCAACGGACTATGCAAAAGAACGTAAGCAATTTGGTCGCTCAATTGGTGCACAGCAAGGAATTGCATTTAAGCTAGCGGATATGGCAACAAAAGTAGAAGCTGCAAAACTTTTAACTTATAATGCAGCAAGCTTACGACAACAAGGATTAAGCTGTGGAAAAGAAGCATCAATGGCAAAGCTGTTTGCATCTCGAACAGCTGTTGAAGTAGCAACGGAAGCAATTCAAGTCTTTGGGGGCTACGGCTATACGAAGGACTATCCAGTTGAACGCTACTTCCGCGATGCGAAAGTGTGTGAAATCTATGAAGGAACAAGCGAAATTCAACGCATTGTTATCAATAAATCGCTACTAGGTAATTAGAAAAGGGTGGTTTACACCTTCTCTTATTACCAAGTTCAAATAGCAAAGCCGCTGTATGATTTTAAAGTTTACTATGAGTGTTTCTCCCATAGTAGACGCGCCGTGAGCGGAGTCTTGCCAACGTAGAGAAGCCCGCGAAAGTTTCAAAGCAGAATTGGACACAGTTACCTTTTGTAGTTACAAACAAATCTAGCAATTATTAAAAAGGAGAGATTATAGATGAATTTCGGATTAACAGAAGAACAACAAATGATTAGAAAAATGGTAAGAGATTTTGCAAAGAATGAAGTAGCGCCTACAGCAGAAGAGCGTGATGAAGAAGAGCGTTTTGATAGAGCTATCTTTGACCAAATGGCTGAGCTTGGCTTAACAGGTATTCCGTGGCCAGAAGAGTACGGTGGAATTGGTGGGGACTATGTGAGCTATTGTATAGCGGTAGAAGAACTATCTCGAGTGTGTGGATCTACAGGTGTAACGTTATCTGCTCACCTTTCTCTGGCAAGCTGGCCTATTTATAAATTCGGTACAGAAGAGCAAAAGCAAACTCACCTTCGTGCATTAGCAGAAGGAACGAAAATTGGTGCCTATGGACTTACAGAGCCAGGCGCAGGTTCGGACGTTGCTAATATGAAAACAACAGCAAAAGTAGATGGGGATGACTACATCTTAAATGGTTCGAAAATTTTTATAACAAACGGTGGAGTAGCAGATATCTATGTTGTATTTGCAGTGACAGACGCAGAGAAGCGCCATAAAGGTGTAACGGCATTTATCGTAGAAAGTGATATGCCAGGATTTTCTGTAGGGAAAAAGGAAAAGAAATTAGGAATTCGTTCATCACCTACAACTGAGATTATTTTTGAAGATGTTCGTGTACCTAAGGCAAATGTTCTTGGTAAAGAAGGAGAAGGCTTTAAGATTGCGATGATGACTCTTGATGGTGGTCGTAATGGTATCGCGGCACAAGCATTAGGAATTGCACAAGGGGCACTTGATGCTGCAGTTGACTATGCAAAAGAGCGTAAGCAGTTTGGTAAATCAATTGGTGCTCAGCAAGGGATTGCGTTTAAGTTAGCTGATATGGCAACGAAGATTGAAGCATCTCGACTACTGACGTACCAAGCTGCATGGAATGAAAGCCAAGGCATCCCTTATGGGAAAGAATCAGCGATGTCAAAATTATTTGCTGGTGATACAGCAATGGAAGTAACAATTGAAGCGGTTCAAGTCTTTGGAGGCTATGGCTATACGAAGGATTATCCAGTAGAGCGTTATATGCGTGATGCGAAAATCACACAAATTTATGAAGGTACAAATGAGATTCAACGTCTAGTAATTTCAAAAATGTTATTAGCAGATTAAGAGAGTTGGTTTACAATAGTAGGAAGAGGCTATTTTTTGATTTTTCTTAAAATTACCTTTAGGAAAACTCAAATAGTCTCTACTATTGAATCTATGACAGGGGAGAGGGATAACTTTGTTGAACAAAAAGAAGGTTCCTTCAATGGTCAAAGACCAACAACTCATAAAAAAACGTCGAGAGCAAATGGTCAAAGGCGCAGTGAACTTATTTAAAGAAAAAGGGTTTCATCGAACGACAACGAGAGAAATAGCAAAAGAATCAGGCTTTAGCATTGGTACTTTATATGAATATATTGGTTCGAAAGAAGATGTACTTTACCTTGTATGTGATGCGATTTACGAGGAAGTACGTGACCGCTTAAAACAATATCTAGAGATGGAAGATACATCAGGCATAGACAGATTGAAATTAGCAATTGCATCCTACTTTAAAGTGATTGATGAGATGCAGGATGAAGTTCTTGTTATGTATCAGGAAGCGAAATCGTTACCGAAAGAAGCGCTTCCGTATGTATTGCAAAAGGAAATTGAAATGACAGTGATGATTGAGAAAATCATTAAAGACTGTGTGGAAGCAAAGCTACTAAATCTTTCAGAACAAGAGACGAAGATGCTCGCGCATAACATCCTTGTTCAAGGACATATGTGGACGTTCCGACGATGGGCACTTCAAAAGCTTTATACAATTGAGGAATATACTGAAATTCAACTAAAACAAATGCTCCTAGGAATTGTTCAGAATGAAGAGGACAGATAATATCTAGTGAGGATCGACTAAGAGGAGGAATGAAGATGGAGACGGTAGAGATCTATCGACCGGCAAACCCAGTTCGTTTTGTAACCGCTTCAAGTTTATTTGACGGACATGATGCTTCGATTAATATAATGAGACGAATTTTGCAGGCTAGTGGGGTAGAGGTTATTCATCTAGGCCACAATCGTTCAGTTGAAGAAGTAGTAAAAGCAGCTATTCAAGAAGATGTGCAAGGGATTGCTATTTCCTCCTATCAGGGAGGGCATGTAGAGTATTTTAAATATTGTTATGATCTGTTAAAAGAACGTGGTGCAGGACATATCCGTATTTATGGTGGTGGAGGTGGTGTAATTACTCCACCAGAGATTAAAGAGTTACACGAGTATGGAATCACTCATATATTTTCTCCTGAAGACGGTCGTAAGCATGGACTGCAAGGAATGATTAACGACATGGTGGAAGAGTGCGACTTTCCAACAGTGAAGGATATTACAAATGAAATCGAGCAGTTAAAAGAAAAGAATGTTCGTGCAGTAGCAAGGATGATTTCTCTTGCTGAACAGCATTCAAGTGCAGGGCAGGAAGCAGCTGCTACATTAGAAAAAACCTTAAATGAATTAAAGAATATGACACAAGAAGTTCCCGTACTAGGGATTACAGGTACTGGTGGAGCAGGTAAAAGTTCATTAACAGATGAATTAGTACGTCGTTATTTAAATGAGTTTGATGACAAAACAATTGCCATTTTATCAATAGATCCAACGAAGCAGAAAACAGGTGGTGCTTTATTAGGTGACCGTATTCGTATGAATTCGATTCACACTGATCGCGTGTTTATGAGAAGTTTGGCAACTCGTGGGTCGAAAACAGAGATTTCTGCAAGTATTCGAGACGCAATAAATGTTGCAAAAGCAGCTGGATTTGATTTAATCATCGTTGAAACGAGTGGGATTGGACAAGGGGATGCGGAAATAACTGAAATTTCCGATGTGGCAATGTATGTAATGACAAGTGAATTTGGTGCGCCAACTCAATTAGAGAAAATTGACATGATTGATTTTGCGGACCTAATTGCAATTAATAAATTCGAACGTAAAGGCTCTGATGACGCATTACGTCATGTACGTAAACAATATCAAAGAAGTCATAACCGTTTTGAAGATGACCTTGACCAAATGCCTGTTTACGGAACGATCGCGAGTCAATTTAATGATATTGGTACAAATACACTATTTGTTGCAATTATCGACACAATCAATAAAAAGTGTGGAACAGATTGGACAACAAACCTTGAAACAAGCAAAGAAGTAGTGAAGAAGAACCTCATCATTCCACCAGACCGTACACAGTACTTACGTGATATTGTTCTATCAATCCGTAATTACAAGTCGTTTACTGATGAACAAGTAACAGTAGCAAGAAAGTTATTCCAAGTAACAGGAACTATAGAAGCTTTAAATGAAGCTGGAGTTACGGATGAGCAAGTAGTTGAACAATTAATTCAAGTAAAAGCTCATTACGAGACGAAGCTTCATCCGGATTCAAAAGCAATTCTTGATAACTGGGAAACATTAAAAGAGAATTATTCTGGAGATCAATTCATTACAAAGGTTCGGGGTAAGGAAATCGTTACAGAGTTAACGACAGAAAGTCTATCAGGAACAAAAATTCCGAAAGTAGCTCTTCCTAAATATAAGGATTGGGGCGAAATTTTAAAATGGTCAATGGAAGAAAACGTTCCTGGCTTATTCCCATTTACAGCCGGCGTATTTCCATTCAAGCGTAAAGGGGAAGATCCAAAGCGCCAATTTGCTGGGGAAGGAACTCCTGAACGTACGAATCGTCGCTTTCACTATCTATCAAAAGATGATGATGCAAAGCGCTTAAGTACGGCATTCGATTCAGTAACACTTTACGGGGAAGATCCTGACTATCGTCCTGATATTTACGGGAAAGTAGGCGAAAGTGGTGTAAATGTTTGTACACTTGATGATATGAAGAAGCTATATGCAGGCTTTGATTTATGTGCTCCTTCAACATCAGTATCAATGACTATTAACGGTCCTGCACCTATAATTTTAGCGATGTTTATGAATACAGCGATTGAACAGCAAGTAGAGAAATATGAAGTAGAAACAGGACAAAAGGTAACAGAGCAAGAGCTTCAAGAGATTAGAGACAGAACCCTTTCTACAGTTCGTGGAACGGTTCAGGCAGATATTTTGAAGGAAGATCAAGGACAGAATACGTGTATTTTCTCAACAGAATTTGCACTTCGCCTCATGGGTGACATTCAGCAGTACTTTATTGATAAAAAAGTTCGTAATTACTATTCGGTTTCTATTTCTGGCTACCACATTGCTGAAGCTGGAGCAAACCCGATTAGTCAACTTGCATTCACACTAGCAAATGGCTTTACGTACGTAGAGTACTATTTAAGCCGTGGCATGGATATTAATGACTTTGCACCAAACCTATCATTCTTCTTTAGTAACGGGTTAGATCCTGAATACGCAGTTCTAGGACGGGTAGCGAGAAGAATTTGGTCAACTGTTATGAAAAATAAATACAATGCAAACGAACGCAGTCAGAAGCTGAAGTATCATATTCAAACATCTGGACGCTCACTGCATGCACAAGAAATTGATTTTAATGATATTCGTACAACGCTGCAAGCTCTTATGGCGATTTATGATAACTGTAACTCATTGCATACAAATGCTTATGATGAAGCGATCACAACGCCTACAGAAGAATCTGTACGCCGTGCAATGGCGATTCAAATGATTATTACAAAAGAGCTAGGACTAGCGAAAAATGAAAATTCTCTGCAAGGGTCATTTATCATTGATGAGCTAACAGATCTTTTAGAAGAGGCCGTACTACAAGAGCTTGAGAGCATTAATGATCGTGGAGGAGTTCTTGGAGCAATGGAGACTCAATATCAAAGAGCGAAAATCCAAGAGGAATCTATGTATTATGAAATGCAAAAGCACAATGGTGATTTACCAATTATCGGTGTAAACACATACCTAAATCCAAACACACCGGATGAAGAAGAGTTTGATATGGAGCTAGCTCGTGCAACAAAAGAAGAAAAGGAACAACAAATTACAAACTTACGAGCATTCCAAGATAGAAACAAAGATGAAACACAAACAGCACTTAAACGTCTACAAGAGACAGCTGTATCAGGTGGCAATATCTTTGAGGAATTAATGGAAACAGTGAAGGTAGCGAGCCTAGGACAAATCACAACAGCTCTATACCAAGTCGGAGGACAGTATAGAAGAAACATGTAATGACGATAATTAACAGAAATAAAGGGGGGATTCCCCTTTATTTCTGTTTTTGTATGGGGGAGGGATTTATAAATTATGAATTATGAGTTATGAGTTATGAATTTTAAAATCAAGTTCAAGTTCAAGTGAAGAAGAATAGCCTAATCTAAACTTGGTTTATTCTTCGATGTTCTAGCATAGCTAGGGTGAGTCTTGATAAGTGCGGCTGAATTTATTCAGCAGGCACTAACAATTCATAACTCATAATACATAATTCATAATTGTTCTTTCCCCCTCCTCTAGCATAAACTAAGAAAATATGTTTATAATGAAAAGTATGATTTTTATTTACTGTATTGGTAAAACATTGTAATGATAGATGATGGAAAGTGAAAGGGAGTGCTACAGTTGACTATCCGTGAACTAAGTAAAGAAGAAATTTCAGAAATGTCGATGCTTGAAATTGCCCATGGTTTAATGAAGGAAGCAAGGAAACCATTTGCTTATATGGACTTATTAAAGCAGGTATCTGAAGCAAAAGGAATGTCTGAGGAAGAGATGTCAAATCGTATTTCGTACCTCTATACAGACTTAAATATCGATGGTCGCTTTGTCGTACTAGGCGATAACAAATGGGGATTAAAAAGCTGGTATCCATTAGAGCAAATTGAAGAAGAACTTGTACAAGCTCAGAAGGCGGCTCCTCGTAAGAAGAAAAAGTCAGCTGTTGAAGATGATGAGCTGGTTGATGAGCTAGATGAAGATTATGAGGATTTTGAAGATGAGTTTGAAGATTTAGAAGATGAATTAGATGAAATTTCGAATGAAGAAAATGAAGAAGATATAACTGAAATAGACGGCTTCGATGATGATTCGTCAGAAGATGACGAAGATGATGACTATGAAGATGAAGATGAGAAGTAAAATAATTTTGTCACCTCTTGACTTTTTATAGGGATCTAGGTAGAATCATTTTTGGGCTTAAGAATTATTCGTGTGAAACTATATATATTTAACCGAAACAAAAGTGCGCCCCCTTATTAAATAGGGAGTGGTGTCGCTTTTGTTTTTTTTGTTTTCAAGGGTAGTTAAAGTCCGTTTTATCATTTTGAACATGTTTTTAGGGAGTAATTGGTAGAGTTTGTATTTCTATTCACATTTAATTCGGACATACTAATGGTAATTGGCTTCCTACATACGATTGTTGGCTTTTACTCACCGCATTTATGAT contains:
- a CDS encoding acyl-CoA dehydrogenase — encoded protein: MNFGLTEEQQMIRKMVRDFAKNEVAPTAEERDEEERFDRAIFDQMAELGLTGIPWPEEYGGIGGDYVSYCIAVEELSRVCGSTGVTLSAHLSLASWPIYKFGTEEQKQTHLRALAEGTKIGAYGLTEPGAGSDVANMKTTAKVDGDDYILNGSKIFITNGGVADIYVVFAVTDAEKRHKGVTAFIVESDMPGFSVGKKEKKLGIRSSPTTEIIFEDVRVPKANVLGKEGEGFKIAMMTLDGGRNGIAAQALGIAQGALDAAVDYAKERKQFGKSIGAQQGIAFKLADMATKIEASRLLTYQAAWNESQGIPYGKESAMSKLFAGDTAMEVTIEAVQVFGGYGYTKDYPVERYMRDAKITQIYEGTNEIQRLVISKMLLAD
- the icmF gene encoding fused isobutyryl-CoA mutase/GTPase IcmF yields the protein METVEIYRPANPVRFVTASSLFDGHDASINIMRRILQASGVEVIHLGHNRSVEEVVKAAIQEDVQGIAISSYQGGHVEYFKYCYDLLKERGAGHIRIYGGGGGVITPPEIKELHEYGITHIFSPEDGRKHGLQGMINDMVEECDFPTVKDITNEIEQLKEKNVRAVARMISLAEQHSSAGQEAAATLEKTLNELKNMTQEVPVLGITGTGGAGKSSLTDELVRRYLNEFDDKTIAILSIDPTKQKTGGALLGDRIRMNSIHTDRVFMRSLATRGSKTEISASIRDAINVAKAAGFDLIIVETSGIGQGDAEITEISDVAMYVMTSEFGAPTQLEKIDMIDFADLIAINKFERKGSDDALRHVRKQYQRSHNRFEDDLDQMPVYGTIASQFNDIGTNTLFVAIIDTINKKCGTDWTTNLETSKEVVKKNLIIPPDRTQYLRDIVLSIRNYKSFTDEQVTVARKLFQVTGTIEALNEAGVTDEQVVEQLIQVKAHYETKLHPDSKAILDNWETLKENYSGDQFITKVRGKEIVTELTTESLSGTKIPKVALPKYKDWGEILKWSMEENVPGLFPFTAGVFPFKRKGEDPKRQFAGEGTPERTNRRFHYLSKDDDAKRLSTAFDSVTLYGEDPDYRPDIYGKVGESGVNVCTLDDMKKLYAGFDLCAPSTSVSMTINGPAPIILAMFMNTAIEQQVEKYEVETGQKVTEQELQEIRDRTLSTVRGTVQADILKEDQGQNTCIFSTEFALRLMGDIQQYFIDKKVRNYYSVSISGYHIAEAGANPISQLAFTLANGFTYVEYYLSRGMDINDFAPNLSFFFSNGLDPEYAVLGRVARRIWSTVMKNKYNANERSQKLKYHIQTSGRSLHAQEIDFNDIRTTLQALMAIYDNCNSLHTNAYDEAITTPTEESVRRAMAIQMIITKELGLAKNENSLQGSFIIDELTDLLEEAVLQELESINDRGGVLGAMETQYQRAKIQEESMYYEMQKHNGDLPIIGVNTYLNPNTPDEEEFDMELARATKEEKEQQITNLRAFQDRNKDETQTALKRLQETAVSGGNIFEELMETVKVASLGQITTALYQVGGQYRRNM
- a CDS encoding acyl-CoA dehydrogenase, producing the protein MNLLFTEEQEMMRKMVRDFANEQIAPFIEEMEENDTFPRGIVDQMGELGLMGVPISEQYGGAEMDFTSYIIAINELSKVSATVGVILSVHTSVGTNPILYFGTEEQKQKYVPKLASGQFLGAFGLTEPSAGSDAGSLRTSAVKSGNHYILNGTKVFITNAGEADTYIVFASTNPEAGSKGISAFIVEKDTPGFSVGKKEKKMGLHGSNTSELIFDNAKVPVENLLGEEGEGFKIAMANLDIGRIGIAAQALGIAEAALEAATDYAKERKQFGRSIGAQQGIAFKLADMATKVEAAKLLTYNAASLRQQGLSCGKEASMAKLFASRTAVEVATEAIQVFGGYGYTKDYPVERYFRDAKVCEIYEGTSEIQRIVINKSLLGN
- a CDS encoding 3-hydroxybutyryl-CoA dehydrogenase, with translation MSIQTVLVIGAGQMGSGIAQVNAMAGFDVYLHDLKEEYVERGMNTIKKNLDRQVQKERMTGEERDEVLSRLTPSTDLNNASKVDIVIEAAIENMEIKSKLFADLDKIAPEHAILATNTSSLPITEIAAATNRPEKVIGMHFMNPVPVMKLVEIIRGLATSDEVYQTIEDMSKKLDKIPVEVNDFPGFVSNRILMPMINEAIYTVYEGVATPEAVDEVMKLGMNHPMGPLTLADFIGLDTCLYIMETLHDGFGDDKYRPCPLLRKYVKAGWLGKKTGRGFYQYN
- the rpoE gene encoding DNA-directed RNA polymerase subunit delta codes for the protein MLQLTIRELSKEEISEMSMLEIAHGLMKEARKPFAYMDLLKQVSEAKGMSEEEMSNRISYLYTDLNIDGRFVVLGDNKWGLKSWYPLEQIEEELVQAQKAAPRKKKKSAVEDDELVDELDEDYEDFEDEFEDLEDELDEISNEENEEDITEIDGFDDDSSEDDEDDDYEDEDEK
- a CDS encoding TetR/AcrR family transcriptional regulator, whose protein sequence is MNKKKVPSMVKDQQLIKKRREQMVKGAVNLFKEKGFHRTTTREIAKESGFSIGTLYEYIGSKEDVLYLVCDAIYEEVRDRLKQYLEMEDTSGIDRLKLAIASYFKVIDEMQDEVLVMYQEAKSLPKEALPYVLQKEIEMTVMIEKIIKDCVEAKLLNLSEQETKMLAHNILVQGHMWTFRRWALQKLYTIEEYTEIQLKQMLLGIVQNEEDR